A window of the Pseudomonas furukawaii genome harbors these coding sequences:
- a CDS encoding MFS transporter — protein sequence MRKIDVHAVIDNARFSPFHWMVMCWCALLLIFDGYDLFIYGVVLPVLMKEWGLTPLEAGALGSYALFGMMFGALVFGSLADKIGRKKGIAICFVLFSGFTVLNGFATSPTEFGICRFIAGLGIGGLMPNVVALMNEYAPKRLRSTLVAVMFSGYSLGGMLSAGVGIYMLPRFGWEAMFFAALLPLLLLPLILWYLPESVGFLLRQGRVDKARAILQRIAPESRIDDQDELVLNEVKAQGAPVLELFREGRGPRTLMLWVAFFCCLLMVYALSSWLPKLMANAGYSLGSSLSFLLALNFGGMFGAIAGGWLGDRFNLPRVVVAFFVVAAVSISLLGFKSPTPVLYLLIGIAGATTIGTQILLYATAAQFYGLAFRSTGLGWASGIGRNGAIVGPLLGGALLGINLPLQLNFMAFAIPGAIAALAMCFVHQRQPKAAPLAPAT from the coding sequence ATGCGAAAAATCGACGTTCACGCGGTGATCGACAACGCGCGCTTCAGCCCCTTCCACTGGATGGTGATGTGCTGGTGCGCGCTCCTGCTCATCTTCGACGGTTACGACCTGTTCATCTACGGCGTGGTCCTGCCCGTGCTCATGAAGGAATGGGGCCTGACGCCCCTGGAAGCGGGTGCCCTGGGCAGCTACGCGCTGTTCGGGATGATGTTCGGCGCGCTGGTGTTCGGCTCCCTGGCCGACAAGATCGGTCGCAAGAAGGGCATCGCCATCTGTTTCGTGCTCTTTTCCGGCTTCACCGTGCTCAACGGATTCGCCACCAGCCCTACCGAATTCGGCATCTGCCGCTTCATCGCCGGCCTCGGCATCGGCGGACTCATGCCCAACGTGGTGGCGCTGATGAACGAGTACGCGCCCAAGCGCCTGCGCAGCACCCTGGTGGCCGTGATGTTCAGCGGCTACTCCCTGGGCGGTATGCTCTCGGCCGGCGTCGGCATTTACATGCTGCCGCGCTTCGGCTGGGAAGCCATGTTCTTCGCCGCGCTGCTGCCGCTCCTGCTGCTGCCGCTGATCCTCTGGTACCTGCCGGAATCCGTCGGCTTCCTGCTGCGCCAGGGCCGCGTGGACAAGGCCCGCGCCATCCTCCAGCGCATCGCCCCCGAATCCCGCATCGACGACCAGGACGAACTCGTCCTGAACGAGGTGAAGGCGCAGGGCGCTCCGGTCCTGGAGCTGTTCCGCGAAGGCCGTGGCCCGCGCACCCTGATGCTCTGGGTCGCGTTCTTCTGCTGCCTGCTGATGGTCTACGCGCTGAGTTCCTGGCTGCCGAAGCTGATGGCCAACGCCGGCTACAGCCTGGGGTCCAGCCTGTCCTTCCTCCTGGCGCTGAACTTCGGCGGCATGTTCGGCGCCATCGCCGGCGGCTGGCTGGGGGATCGTTTCAACCTGCCCAGGGTGGTGGTGGCCTTCTTCGTGGTGGCCGCGGTATCCATCAGCCTGCTGGGCTTCAAGAGCCCGACGCCGGTGCTCTACCTGCTGATCGGCATCGCCGGCGCCACCACCATCGGCACCCAGATCCTGTTGTACGCTACCGCCGCGCAGTTCTATGGGCTGGCGTTCCGCTCCACCGGCCTTGGCTGGGCCTCGGGGATCGGTCGCAACGGCGCCATCGTCGGACCGCTGCTGGGGGGTGCGCTGCTGGGGATCAACCTGCCGCTGCAGCTGAACTTCATGGCCTTCGCCATTCCCGGCGCCATCGCGGCCCTGGCCATGTGCTTCGTCCACCAGCGGCAGCCCAAGGCAGCGCCCCTGGCCCCCGCCACCTGA
- a CDS encoding CoA-transferase subunit beta: protein MSAQYSTNEMMTVAAARRLKNGAVCFVGIGLPSKAANLARLTSSPDVVLIYESGPIGAKPSVLPLSIGDGELAETADTVVPTGEIFRYWLQGGRIDVGFLGAAQVDRFGNINTTVIGDYHNPKVRLPGAGGAPEIAGSAKEVLIILKQSHRTFVDKLAFITSVGHGEGGDHRQQLGLPGKGPVAIITDLCIMEPEAGTNEFIVTSLHPGVTREQVVANTGWAIRFADQVGETLAPNEVELSALRALEARTAAAHGQQGGEE from the coding sequence ATGAGCGCCCAGTACAGCACCAATGAAATGATGACCGTGGCGGCCGCCCGCCGCCTGAAGAACGGCGCCGTCTGCTTCGTCGGCATCGGCCTGCCGTCCAAGGCCGCCAACCTGGCCCGCCTGACCTCGTCCCCGGACGTGGTCCTGATCTACGAATCCGGCCCCATCGGCGCCAAGCCCAGCGTACTGCCGCTGTCCATCGGCGACGGCGAACTGGCCGAGACCGCCGACACCGTGGTCCCCACCGGCGAGATCTTCCGCTATTGGCTGCAGGGTGGCCGCATCGACGTGGGCTTCCTCGGTGCCGCCCAGGTGGACCGTTTCGGCAACATCAACACCACCGTGATCGGCGACTACCACAACCCGAAAGTTCGCCTGCCGGGTGCCGGCGGCGCGCCGGAAATCGCCGGCTCCGCCAAGGAAGTGCTGATCATCCTCAAGCAGTCCCATCGCACCTTCGTCGACAAGCTGGCCTTCATCACCTCCGTGGGCCACGGTGAAGGCGGCGACCACCGCCAGCAACTGGGCCTGCCCGGCAAGGGCCCGGTGGCCATCATCACCGACCTCTGCATCATGGAGCCGGAAGCCGGCACCAACGAGTTCATCGTCACCTCGCTGCACCCGGGCGTGACCCGCGAGCAGGTGGTGGCCAACACCGGCTGGGCCATCCGCTTCGCCGACCAGGTGGGCGAGACCCTTGCCCCCAACGAGGTGGAGCTGAGCGCCCTGCGTGCCCTGGAGGCCCGCACCGCCGCGGCCCACGGCCAGCAAGGGGGTGAGGAATGA
- the benB gene encoding benzoate 1,2-dioxygenase small subunit, translated as MSISYEAVRDFLYREARYLDDKDWDNWLELYAADASFWMPSWDDDDELTTDPQTEISLIWYGNRGGLEDRVFRIKTERSSATMPDTRTSHNISNIEILDVADGLCQVRFNWHTLSFRYKTVDSYFGTSFYTLDVRAEQPLIKAKKVVLKNDYVRQVIDIYHI; from the coding sequence ATGAGCATTTCCTATGAAGCCGTGCGCGACTTCCTCTACCGCGAAGCCCGCTACCTCGACGACAAGGATTGGGACAACTGGCTGGAGCTGTACGCCGCCGACGCCAGCTTCTGGATGCCGTCCTGGGACGATGACGACGAGCTGACCACCGACCCGCAGACCGAGATCTCGCTGATCTGGTACGGCAACCGGGGCGGTCTGGAAGACCGCGTCTTCCGCATCAAGACCGAGCGTTCCAGCGCGACCATGCCGGACACCCGCACCTCCCACAACATCAGCAACATCGAGATCCTCGACGTCGCCGATGGCCTGTGCCAGGTGCGCTTCAACTGGCACACCCTGAGCTTCCGCTACAAGACCGTGGACAGCTACTTCGGCACCAGCTTCTACACGCTGGACGTGCGCGCCGAGCAGCCGCTGATCAAGGCCAAGAAGGTCGTCCTGAAGAACGACTACGTACGCCAGGTCATCGACATCTACCACATTTGA
- a CDS encoding methyl-accepting chemotaxis protein, with translation MPRKTLAALLLGSGGLSCLLAYLILNPWLLGVGLALIAMGGLAYQGAAPREVEVRVEVPVLVPASPVEVAAPPVPTAQRTPPLQGPLCELLEAIQHCEADMQYANQLARAAGEKVQLGADSLQSTAAVIAELDAYMSHVGQVFNELGAQSMRIGAIVGSIQDIARQTNLLALNAAIEAARAGSHGRGFAVVADEVRNLSLRANESSGQIRLIAEGLQKAAEEARAGMEQANGSTRAGLERSATALAAMGEMREGAAARVEIVERIVQRLEGQRHLAQRMVELL, from the coding sequence ATGCCCCGCAAGACCCTGGCCGCACTGCTTCTTGGCAGTGGCGGCCTTTCGTGCCTCTTGGCCTACCTGATCCTGAACCCCTGGCTGCTGGGCGTCGGCCTCGCGCTGATCGCCATGGGCGGGCTCGCCTACCAGGGGGCCGCGCCCCGGGAGGTGGAGGTCCGGGTGGAGGTGCCGGTGCTGGTGCCGGCATCCCCCGTCGAGGTTGCGGCACCCCCCGTGCCGACGGCGCAGCGGACCCCGCCGTTGCAGGGACCGCTGTGCGAACTGCTGGAGGCCATCCAGCACTGCGAAGCCGATATGCAGTACGCCAACCAGCTGGCCCGCGCGGCCGGGGAGAAGGTCCAGCTCGGCGCCGACAGCCTGCAGTCCACTGCGGCCGTCATCGCCGAGCTGGACGCCTACATGAGCCACGTCGGCCAGGTCTTCAATGAACTGGGCGCCCAGTCCATGCGCATCGGCGCCATCGTCGGCAGCATCCAGGACATCGCCCGCCAGACCAACCTCCTGGCGCTCAACGCCGCCATCGAAGCCGCGCGTGCCGGCAGCCATGGCCGGGGTTTCGCGGTGGTGGCGGACGAGGTGCGCAACCTCTCCCTGCGGGCCAACGAGTCCAGCGGACAGATCCGCCTGATCGCCGAGGGGTTGCAGAAGGCCGCCGAAGAGGCGAGGGCGGGGATGGAACAGGCCAACGGCTCCACCCGCGCAGGCCTGGAAAGGTCCGCCACGGCGCTCGCGGCCATGGGCGAGATGCGCGAGGGCGCGGCGGCGCGGGTGGAGATCGTCGAACGCATCGTGCAGCGGCTGGAAGGGCAGCGGCACCTGGCGCAGCGGATGGTGGAGCTGCTGTAG
- a CDS encoding benzoate/H(+) symporter BenE family transporter has product MASLFKDCSLSAVVAGFIATLISYAGPLVIVFQAAESGGMPADLLSSWVWAISIGSGVLGIVLSLRYRVPVIIAWSAPGSALLVSMLPGISAGEAVGAYVMANAIILAVGLSGAFDRIVGKLPPAISAAMLAGILFSFGTRLFTSLDDEPVMVMAMFLTYLVVRRLSPRYAVMAVLLVGCAIAAGKGQLNTSALVIGFATPEWVTPAFTWHGLFNIALPLVMVALTGQFVPGVAVLRNAGYRTPASPIISASGLGSLLLAPFGCHGLTLAAITAAICTGREAHEDPSRRYVSGVAGGVFYLLLGIFGATLVSIFTALPRELIAALAGLALFGAIAGALAGSMAVPEDREAALITFLVTASGMSFLGLSAAFWGLIFGIVAHLLLTARRGPRLKTEREEVLEPNP; this is encoded by the coding sequence ATGGCTAGCCTGTTCAAGGATTGTTCATTGTCCGCCGTGGTGGCGGGGTTCATCGCCACCCTGATTTCCTACGCCGGCCCCCTGGTGATCGTCTTCCAGGCGGCGGAAAGCGGTGGCATGCCGGCGGATCTGCTGTCCTCCTGGGTCTGGGCGATCTCCATCGGTAGCGGCGTGCTGGGGATAGTCCTCAGCCTGCGCTACCGCGTGCCGGTGATCATCGCCTGGTCGGCGCCGGGCTCGGCCCTGCTGGTGTCCATGCTGCCGGGGATCAGCGCCGGGGAAGCGGTGGGGGCCTATGTGATGGCCAACGCCATCATCCTCGCCGTTGGCCTCTCGGGCGCCTTCGACCGCATCGTCGGCAAGCTGCCGCCCGCCATCTCGGCGGCCATGCTCGCGGGCATCCTGTTCAGCTTCGGCACCCGGCTGTTCACCTCGCTGGACGACGAACCGGTCATGGTGATGGCGATGTTCCTCACCTACCTGGTGGTGCGGCGCCTGTCGCCGCGCTACGCGGTGATGGCGGTGCTGCTGGTGGGCTGCGCCATCGCCGCCGGCAAGGGCCAGCTCAACACCTCGGCCCTGGTGATCGGCTTCGCCACGCCGGAATGGGTGACCCCGGCCTTCACCTGGCACGGCCTGTTCAACATCGCCCTGCCGCTGGTGATGGTGGCCCTGACCGGGCAGTTCGTGCCCGGCGTGGCGGTGCTGCGCAACGCCGGCTACCGGACGCCGGCGAGCCCGATCATCTCCGCCAGCGGCCTGGGCAGCCTGCTGTTGGCGCCCTTCGGCTGCCACGGACTGACCCTGGCCGCCATCACCGCCGCCATCTGCACCGGGCGCGAGGCCCATGAGGATCCGTCCCGGCGCTATGTGTCCGGCGTGGCGGGCGGGGTGTTCTACCTGCTGCTGGGCATCTTCGGCGCCACCCTGGTGTCGATCTTCACCGCCTTGCCCAGGGAACTGATCGCCGCCCTGGCGGGCCTCGCGCTGTTCGGCGCCATCGCCGGTGCCCTGGCCGGTTCCATGGCGGTGCCGGAGGACCGCGAAGCGGCCCTGATCACCTTCCTGGTCACCGCTTCGGGAATGTCCTTCCTGGGGCTGTCGGCGGCGTTCTGGGGATTGATCTTCGGCATCGTCGCCCACCTCCTGCTGACGGCCCGTCGCGGGCCCCGGCTGAAAACGGAACGGGAGGAGGTTCTCGAACCCAATCCCTGA
- a CDS encoding OprD family porin produces the protein MTHYSSKLCVLLSAGVGAGLAQAAESGFLADSTATLQARNYYFSRDFSDIRGPERSKAEEWAQGFILNFKSGYTPGPVGFGLDAIGTLGIKLDSSPDRVNTGLLPVKEDGRAADDYSRLGVAGKMRVSKTELKVGELQPNLPVLVFSDIRLLPPSYQGASITSGEIDGLTLQGGHLTSTSLRNEAGDDKLQAMLGHRPQRQASSDAFNYAGADYAFNGNRTTASAWYAQLEDIYDQRFFGLKHSEPVGDWVLGANIGYYDAAEDGKKLIGEIDNQAFFSLLSAKRGGHTFYLGYQAMYGDSAFPRVFANVSPLGNEVPTFEFASPDERSWQVRYDYDFAALGVPGLVASTRYITGDNVDTGLGYEGKDWERDLDLSYVVQGGALKGLGVRVRNVTARSNYRTDIDENRLILSYTWTLF, from the coding sequence ATGACCCACTATTCGAGCAAGCTGTGCGTTCTCCTGTCCGCCGGTGTCGGCGCCGGCCTGGCCCAGGCCGCCGAGTCCGGATTCCTCGCGGACTCCACCGCGACCCTGCAGGCCCGCAACTATTACTTCAGCCGGGACTTCTCCGATATCCGCGGACCGGAGCGGTCGAAGGCGGAGGAGTGGGCCCAGGGCTTCATCCTCAACTTCAAGTCCGGCTACACGCCCGGCCCCGTGGGCTTCGGCCTCGACGCCATCGGCACCCTCGGCATCAAGCTGGACAGCAGCCCCGACCGGGTCAATACGGGGCTGCTGCCGGTCAAGGAGGACGGACGGGCCGCCGACGACTACAGCCGCCTCGGCGTGGCCGGGAAGATGCGCGTCTCCAAGACCGAGCTGAAAGTGGGCGAGCTGCAGCCCAACCTGCCGGTGCTGGTGTTCAGTGACATCCGCCTGCTGCCGCCGAGCTACCAGGGCGCCAGCATCACCTCCGGCGAGATCGACGGCCTGACCCTGCAGGGCGGCCACCTGACCAGCACCAGCCTGCGCAACGAGGCCGGCGACGACAAGCTCCAGGCCATGCTGGGCCACAGGCCCCAGCGCCAGGCGTCCAGCGATGCCTTCAACTACGCCGGCGCCGACTACGCCTTCAACGGCAACCGCACCACGGCCAGCGCCTGGTACGCGCAACTGGAGGACATCTACGACCAGCGCTTCTTCGGCCTCAAGCACAGCGAGCCGGTGGGCGATTGGGTCCTGGGGGCGAACATCGGCTATTACGACGCCGCCGAAGACGGCAAGAAGCTGATCGGCGAGATCGACAACCAGGCCTTCTTCTCCCTGCTCTCGGCCAAGCGCGGCGGGCATACCTTCTACCTCGGCTACCAGGCGATGTACGGCGACAGCGCCTTTCCCCGGGTCTTCGCCAACGTCAGCCCGCTGGGCAACGAGGTGCCCACCTTCGAGTTCGCCTCGCCGGACGAGCGTTCCTGGCAGGTGCGCTATGACTACGACTTCGCCGCCCTCGGCGTGCCCGGCCTGGTGGCCAGCACCCGCTACATCACCGGCGACAATGTGGACACCGGGCTGGGGTACGAAGGCAAGGACTGGGAGCGCGACCTGGACCTGAGCTACGTGGTCCAGGGCGGCGCCCTCAAGGGCCTGGGCGTGCGGGTGCGCAACGTCACCGCGCGCTCCAACTACCGCACCGACATCGACGAGAACCGGCTGATCCTGTCCTACACCTGGACGCTCTTCTAA
- the benC gene encoding benzoate 1,2-dioxygenase electron transfer component BenC translates to MTHKIALTFEDGVTRFIDANPSETVADAAYRQGINIPLDCRDGACGTCKCFAEAGRYDMGQDYIEDALSEDEAAQGYVLTCQMRAESDCVVRVPASSEVCKTQQASFEAAISEVRQLSDSTIALSIKGESLSKLAFLPGQYVNLQVPGSDQTRAYSFSSLPKDGEVSFLIRNVPGGLMSSFLTGLAKAGDSMTLAGPLGSFYLRDIRRPLLLLAGGTGLAPFTAMLEKIAAEGSAHPLHLIYGVTHDHDLVEMDKLESFAARIPNFTFSACVASPDSSYPQKGYVTQHIEPRHLNEGDVDIYLCGPPPMVEAVSQYIREQGIAPANFYYEKFAASAA, encoded by the coding sequence ATGACTCACAAGATCGCACTGACCTTCGAAGATGGCGTCACCCGTTTCATCGACGCCAACCCCAGCGAAACCGTGGCCGACGCGGCCTATCGCCAGGGCATCAACATCCCGCTGGACTGCCGCGACGGCGCCTGCGGCACCTGCAAGTGCTTCGCCGAAGCCGGCCGCTACGACATGGGCCAGGACTACATCGAAGACGCGCTGAGCGAGGACGAAGCCGCCCAGGGCTACGTGCTCACCTGCCAGATGCGCGCCGAAAGCGACTGCGTGGTGCGCGTGCCGGCCTCCTCGGAGGTCTGCAAGACCCAGCAGGCCAGCTTCGAGGCCGCCATCAGCGAAGTCCGCCAGCTCTCCGACAGCACCATCGCGCTCTCCATCAAGGGCGAGTCCCTGTCGAAACTGGCCTTCCTGCCGGGGCAGTACGTCAATCTCCAGGTGCCGGGCAGCGACCAGACCCGCGCCTACTCCTTCAGCTCCCTGCCGAAGGATGGCGAGGTCAGCTTCCTGATCCGCAACGTGCCGGGCGGCCTGATGAGCAGTTTCCTCACTGGCCTCGCCAAGGCCGGCGACAGCATGACCCTGGCCGGTCCCCTGGGCAGCTTCTACCTGCGGGACATCCGTCGCCCGCTGTTGCTGCTGGCCGGCGGCACCGGCCTCGCGCCCTTCACCGCGATGCTGGAGAAGATCGCCGCCGAGGGCAGCGCGCATCCGCTGCACCTGATCTACGGCGTGACCCACGACCACGACCTGGTGGAGATGGACAAGCTGGAGTCCTTCGCCGCGCGCATCCCCAACTTCACCTTCAGCGCCTGCGTGGCCAGCCCTGACAGCAGCTACCCGCAGAAGGGCTATGTCACCCAGCACATCGAGCCCAGGCACCTCAACGAGGGCGACGTGGACATCTACCTGTGCGGCCCGCCGCCCATGGTGGAAGCGGTCAGCCAGTACATCCGCGAGCAGGGCATCGCACCGGCGAACTTCTACTACGAGAAATTCGCCGCCAGCGCGGCCTGA
- the pcaF gene encoding 3-oxoadipyl-CoA thiolase → MSRDVFICDAVRTPIGRFGGGLAPVRADDLAAVPLKALVERNPQVKWDQLDEVFLGCANQAGEDNRNVARMALLLAGLPDSIPGVTLNRLCASGMDAVGTAFRAIASGEMELAVAGGVESMSRAPYVMGKADSAFGRTQKIEDTTIGWRFINPLMKAQYGVDAMPQTADNVADDYQVSRADQDLFALRSQQRAGRAQAEGFFAEEIVPVVIKGKKGETVVDQDEHLRPDTTLEALARLKPVNGEGKTVTAGNASGVNDGSVALILASAEAVKKHGLTPRAKVLGMASAGVAPRVMGIGPVPAVRKLLERLNLGIDQFDVIELNEAFAAQGLAVMRELGLADDSDKVNPNGGAIALGHPLGASGARLVQTALHQLEKSGGKLGLATMCVGVGQGLALAIERV, encoded by the coding sequence ATGAGCCGCGACGTCTTCATCTGCGACGCCGTCCGCACGCCCATCGGTCGCTTCGGCGGCGGGCTGGCCCCGGTTCGCGCCGACGACCTGGCCGCCGTCCCGCTGAAAGCCCTGGTGGAACGCAACCCGCAGGTCAAATGGGACCAACTGGACGAAGTCTTCCTCGGCTGCGCCAACCAGGCCGGCGAGGACAACCGCAACGTGGCGCGCATGGCGCTGCTGCTGGCGGGCCTGCCGGACAGCATCCCGGGCGTGACCCTGAACCGTCTCTGCGCCTCGGGCATGGACGCGGTGGGCACCGCGTTCCGCGCCATCGCCTCGGGCGAGATGGAACTGGCCGTCGCCGGCGGCGTGGAATCCATGTCCCGCGCGCCCTATGTGATGGGCAAGGCCGACAGCGCCTTCGGCCGCACCCAGAAGATCGAAGACACCACCATCGGCTGGCGTTTCATCAACCCGCTGATGAAGGCCCAGTACGGCGTCGACGCCATGCCGCAGACCGCTGACAACGTGGCCGACGACTACCAGGTTTCCCGCGCCGACCAGGACCTGTTCGCCCTGCGCAGCCAGCAGCGCGCCGGTCGCGCCCAGGCCGAAGGCTTCTTCGCCGAGGAAATCGTCCCGGTGGTGATCAAGGGCAAGAAGGGTGAAACCGTGGTGGACCAGGACGAGCACCTGCGTCCGGACACCACCCTGGAAGCCCTGGCCAGGCTCAAGCCGGTCAACGGCGAGGGCAAGACCGTCACCGCCGGCAACGCCTCGGGCGTCAACGATGGTTCGGTCGCGCTGATCCTCGCTTCCGCCGAAGCCGTGAAGAAACATGGCCTGACCCCGCGCGCCAAGGTGCTCGGCATGGCCAGCGCCGGCGTCGCGCCGCGCGTCATGGGCATCGGCCCGGTGCCGGCGGTGCGCAAGCTGCTGGAGCGCCTGAACCTGGGCATCGACCAGTTCGACGTGATCGAGCTGAACGAAGCCTTTGCCGCCCAGGGCCTGGCCGTGATGCGTGAGCTGGGCCTGGCCGACGACAGCGACAAGGTCAACCCCAACGGCGGCGCCATCGCCCTCGGCCACCCCCTGGGTGCCAGCGGCGCGCGCCTGGTGCAGACCGCGCTGCACCAGCTGGAGAAATCCGGCGGCAAGCTGGGCCTGGCCACCATGTGCGTCGGGGTAGGTCAGGGACTGGCCCTCGCCATCGAGCGCGTCTGA
- a CDS encoding CoA transferase subunit A has translation MAEIISLREAVERFINDGDKVALEGFTHLIPTAASHEIIRQGKKDLHLVRMTPDLVYDLLIGAGCARKLTFSWGGNPGVGSLHRLRDAVEKQWPNALEIDEHSHADMANAYVAGASGLPFALLRAYAGSDLPKVNPNIKFIECPFTGEKLAAVPSVRPDVTVIHAQKADRKGNVLLWGILGVQKEAALAAKRCIVTVEEIVDDINAPMNACVLPTWALTAVCHVPGGASPSYAHGYYERDNRFYQAWDPIARDRETFTAWIDEYIRGTEDFAQFQQKIAEAK, from the coding sequence ATGGCTGAAATCATTTCCCTCCGCGAGGCCGTCGAGCGCTTCATCAACGACGGCGACAAGGTAGCCCTCGAAGGCTTCACCCATCTGATTCCCACTGCCGCGTCCCACGAGATCATCCGCCAGGGCAAGAAAGACCTGCACCTGGTGCGCATGACGCCCGACCTGGTCTATGACCTGCTGATCGGTGCCGGTTGCGCCCGCAAGCTGACCTTCTCCTGGGGTGGCAACCCCGGCGTCGGCTCGCTGCACCGCCTGCGCGACGCCGTCGAGAAGCAGTGGCCGAACGCCCTGGAAATCGACGAACACAGCCACGCCGACATGGCCAACGCCTATGTCGCCGGCGCCTCGGGCCTGCCGTTCGCGCTGCTGCGCGCCTACGCCGGCTCCGACCTGCCGAAGGTCAACCCGAACATCAAGTTCATCGAGTGCCCCTTTACCGGTGAAAAGCTGGCGGCCGTTCCCTCGGTACGCCCGGATGTCACCGTGATCCACGCGCAGAAGGCCGACCGCAAGGGCAACGTGCTGCTCTGGGGCATCCTCGGCGTGCAGAAGGAAGCGGCCCTGGCGGCCAAGCGCTGCATCGTCACCGTGGAAGAGATCGTCGACGACATCAACGCGCCGATGAACGCCTGCGTCCTGCCGACCTGGGCCCTGACCGCGGTGTGCCACGTCCCCGGCGGCGCCAGCCCGTCCTACGCCCACGGCTACTACGAGCGCGACAACCGCTTCTACCAGGCCTGGGACCCCATCGCCCGTGACCGCGAGACCTTCACCGCCTGGATCGACGAATACATCCGTGGCACCGAGGATTTCGCCCAGTTCCAGCAGAAGATTGCGGAGGCCAAGTGA
- a CDS encoding 1,6-dihydroxycyclohexa-2,4-diene-1-carboxylate dehydrogenase — MNKRFQDKVALVTGAAQGIGRRVAERLVEEGARVVAVDRSELVFELVEQLGGEHLLALTADLERFDECHRVAAAAVERFGRLDILINNVGGTIWAKPYEHYQEQEIEAEVRRSLFPTLWCCHAALPYMLEQGQGAIVNVSSIATRSVNRVPYGAAKGGVNALTACLAFENAERGIRVNATAPGGTEAPPRRIPRNSAQQSEQEKAWYQQIVDQTLDSSLMKRYGSIDEQVGAILFLASDEASYITGVTLPVGGGDLG; from the coding sequence ATGAACAAGAGATTCCAGGACAAGGTCGCGCTGGTCACCGGCGCGGCCCAGGGCATCGGCCGCCGCGTCGCCGAACGCCTGGTGGAGGAGGGCGCGCGCGTCGTCGCCGTGGACCGCTCCGAACTCGTCTTCGAACTGGTCGAACAACTGGGCGGCGAGCACCTGCTGGCCCTGACCGCCGACCTCGAGCGCTTCGACGAATGCCACCGCGTGGCGGCCGCCGCCGTTGAGCGCTTCGGCCGTCTCGACATCCTTATCAACAACGTGGGCGGCACCATCTGGGCCAAGCCCTACGAGCATTACCAGGAGCAGGAAATCGAGGCCGAGGTGCGGCGCTCGCTGTTCCCGACACTCTGGTGCTGCCACGCCGCGCTGCCCTACATGCTGGAGCAGGGGCAGGGCGCCATCGTCAACGTTTCCTCCATCGCCACCCGCAGCGTCAACCGCGTGCCCTACGGCGCGGCCAAGGGCGGCGTCAACGCACTGACCGCCTGCCTGGCCTTCGAGAACGCCGAACGTGGCATCCGCGTCAACGCCACCGCCCCCGGCGGCACCGAGGCACCGCCCCGGCGCATTCCGCGCAACAGCGCCCAGCAGAGCGAGCAGGAGAAGGCCTGGTACCAGCAGATCGTGGACCAGACCCTCGACAGCAGCCTGATGAAACGCTACGGCAGCATCGACGAGCAGGTGGGAGCGATCCTCTTCCTCGCTTCCGACGAAGCCTCCTACATCACGGGCGTCACCCTGCCGGTGGGTGGAGGTGACCTGGGCTGA